The proteins below come from a single Dinghuibacter silviterrae genomic window:
- a CDS encoding LIC_10190 family membrane protein, whose protein sequence is MAFLLLKFAYILLLSFVYGVGVTALFSRRAGDSFALTTLTGLITLNVFVNYLSLVLPMGGLANGLVAGGAVVLAYIFRVNIWQTLAIARDRLSSVPRGQKVFFGVCALFILFFSSLQTLTYDEGLYYSQFIRWIRAYPVVPGLANLHDRFGFDSGWHVLAALFNWGMQSNAMNGALYVLVVLYLLGGDPAAPGRSAAATGHGEGVAAARPAALSRFLKGGLLVLIHMPWVGVYHWIAPAADLVVFYLLALLIVLWVEHLERGDSLPGASTLAWIIPAYLLTVKLSAAPALVLTVFLGVRFLKERRYRALVGLAAVNLFVVLPWLARNVILSGYLLFPFERLDLFGFDWKVPVEKVKQTRDAIEAFGYLRNKVSATEVYTRWDRLRFLFRHNVRVYDFVILLAVPLSPLVVFWRRKILPAGWDALFFFIWAGVAFWFLQAPDPRFGYGYLAPLFVLVAALLVRSRDLRSCFMIAALVCMGASLLLYRHLKNQLLAEGTITESPRSGHWILPQPYPVPAVDTHQTPFLYYTPERLDLCWGTDLPCADQVRWDIRRRGATLKEGFAPAGLQALVLRAGKGASSVEVADLNKDNIPDIAVANEEDSSVSIFLGDAQGGFAPAPGSPFPCGPHPNDLAIADLNGDGQKDLGIANTEVGQLTVLFGNGKGQFGKARSFPVYSKPHTHGIAIGDFNGDGHPDLATDSWGLNRLKLLFGDGQGNFGHEDSVQVGLHPYQRLRSADVNGDGKADLVTTNLDGDNVSVLLGNGDGTFRSALYPAGNMPFAVAIGDVNGDGHPDLAVCDAPSVTTDKRGQDGLMILLSDGRGNFVTTGPFPTGAGPTRVAIGDVDGDGIGDIAVANYNDATITIYFMDRNSVKAIRTVKVGNQPDGIAIFGGNIVVGNQGDGTVTVLRAAHQ, encoded by the coding sequence ATGGCCTTTCTGCTGCTCAAGTTCGCGTACATCCTCTTGTTGTCCTTCGTGTATGGGGTGGGAGTGACGGCGTTGTTTTCCCGGCGCGCCGGCGATTCTTTTGCCCTGACGACCCTCACCGGGTTGATCACGCTCAACGTCTTCGTCAACTACCTGTCCCTTGTCCTGCCTATGGGAGGGCTGGCGAACGGGTTGGTTGCCGGGGGCGCCGTAGTGCTCGCGTACATTTTCCGCGTCAACATCTGGCAGACGTTGGCCATCGCCCGCGACCGTCTATCTTCCGTTCCCCGCGGACAAAAGGTCTTTTTCGGGGTGTGTGCGCTTTTTATCCTTTTTTTCTCCAGCCTACAGACCCTGACGTACGACGAAGGGCTTTACTATAGCCAGTTTATCCGTTGGATACGCGCTTACCCGGTCGTGCCGGGGCTGGCGAACCTCCATGACCGTTTTGGGTTTGATTCGGGGTGGCATGTGCTGGCGGCTTTGTTTAATTGGGGGATGCAATCGAACGCGATGAATGGGGCCTTGTATGTTCTCGTCGTGTTGTATTTGCTGGGGGGCGACCCGGCCGCGCCTGGCCGCTCCGCGGCGGCGACCGGCCATGGCGAGGGCGTCGCCGCGGCTCGCCCGGCGGCGCTCAGCCGCTTCCTCAAAGGCGGCCTGTTAGTGCTGATCCACATGCCCTGGGTGGGCGTCTACCACTGGATCGCGCCCGCCGCCGACCTCGTCGTGTTTTACCTGCTCGCTTTGCTCATCGTGCTTTGGGTTGAACACCTGGAGCGGGGGGACAGCCTGCCCGGCGCTTCCACCCTGGCCTGGATCATACCGGCCTATCTGCTGACCGTAAAACTGTCTGCGGCCCCCGCGCTCGTGCTCACGGTCTTTTTGGGGGTGCGTTTTTTAAAAGAACGCCGCTACCGGGCACTGGTGGGGCTGGCCGCCGTAAACCTGTTCGTTGTCCTGCCGTGGCTTGCCCGGAACGTTATCCTTAGCGGGTACCTGTTGTTCCCTTTCGAGCGCCTGGACCTGTTTGGGTTTGACTGGAAAGTACCGGTGGAAAAAGTAAAACAAACCCGCGACGCCATCGAAGCCTTCGGGTATCTCCGCAACAAAGTGTCTGCCACCGAAGTCTACACCCGGTGGGACCGGTTGCGGTTCTTGTTCCGGCACAATGTGCGCGTGTACGACTTTGTCATTCTCCTCGCGGTTCCGCTGTCACCCCTCGTCGTTTTTTGGAGGCGGAAAATCCTTCCGGCAGGTTGGGATGCCCTCTTTTTTTTCATCTGGGCCGGTGTCGCGTTCTGGTTCCTGCAGGCGCCGGATCCGCGGTTTGGGTATGGCTACCTCGCGCCGCTTTTTGTCCTCGTGGCCGCCCTGCTCGTGCGTTCCCGCGACCTCCGGTCGTGTTTTATGATCGCCGCCCTGGTGTGCATGGGGGCCAGCCTTTTGTTGTACCGGCACCTGAAGAACCAGCTCCTTGCGGAAGGTACGATCACTGAAAGTCCCCGGTCCGGTCACTGGATCTTGCCGCAACCTTACCCGGTTCCCGCGGTGGACACACATCAAACACCGTTTTTGTATTATACGCCTGAACGCCTGGATCTTTGCTGGGGCACCGACCTGCCATGCGCGGACCAGGTGCGGTGGGATATCCGCAGGCGCGGGGCCACGCTGAAAGAGGGGTTTGCGCCCGCGGGCCTCCAGGCCCTGGTGCTTCGCGCCGGAAAAGGCGCAAGCAGCGTGGAAGTCGCAGACCTCAACAAGGACAATATCCCCGACATAGCCGTCGCCAACGAAGAAGATTCCTCCGTCAGCATATTCTTAGGCGACGCCCAAGGCGGCTTTGCGCCCGCACCGGGTTCACCCTTCCCATGCGGGCCACACCCGAACGACCTGGCCATCGCCGACCTCAATGGCGACGGTCAGAAGGACCTGGGGATCGCCAATACCGAAGTGGGACAGCTTACCGTGTTGTTCGGAAACGGTAAGGGCCAATTCGGGAAAGCCCGGTCCTTCCCGGTGTATTCCAAACCCCACACACATGGCATTGCCATTGGGGACTTTAACGGGGACGGACACCCGGACCTGGCTACGGACAGTTGGGGGCTCAACCGGCTTAAATTGCTTTTTGGGGATGGACAGGGTAACTTCGGACACGAAGACTCCGTGCAGGTAGGGCTGCATCCGTACCAACGCCTGAGGAGCGCGGACGTCAATGGAGACGGAAAGGCCGACCTTGTGACGACCAACCTGGACGGGGACAATGTGAGTGTATTGCTGGGGAACGGCGACGGGACGTTCCGGAGCGCGCTTTATCCGGCGGGCAATATGCCTTTTGCGGTGGCCATCGGGGATGTCAATGGAGACGGGCATCCGGACCTCGCGGTGTGCGACGCCCCCTCGGTAACCACCGACAAAAGAGGACAGGATGGTCTGATGATCCTTCTCAGCGACGGACGGGGAAATTTCGTCACCACGGGTCCTTTTCCCACCGGCGCGGGACCCACCAGGGTCGCCATCGGCGATGTGGACGGGGATGGGATAGGGGATATTGCGGTGGCCAACTACAATGATGCGACGATCACGATTTACTTTATGGACAGGAACAGCGTGAAGGCGATCCGAACGGTGAAGGTGGGGAACCAGCCGGATGGGATCGCGATATTTGGAGGCAACATTGTGGTGGGGAACCAGGGGGACGGGACTGTCACGGTGCTGCGGGCGGCTCACCAATAA
- a CDS encoding helix-turn-helix domain-containing protein: MQLFAPTPVLRPYIRSFLVLDTASAMDNRVVPDTSIVVAFRYAGEVNTAEEGTLPRLVISGLRKTARVLHYEQGTGNILAILREGAARSFFPIAFHELFGQSINLDTFVPASLLQAVEERLNEATDAVSRVAVVASFLTDRLNDTREDRLITSVVHKIRADKGELPIGALLRDIPLSRDPFEKRFRQAVGATPKQFSSIVRFRNLITTYPKAGSLTRMAYASGFFDQAHFIKDFRAFTGKAPREFFAGADYW, translated from the coding sequence ATGCAATTGTTCGCGCCCACCCCCGTCCTGCGCCCCTATATCCGGTCCTTCCTGGTCCTGGATACGGCGTCGGCCATGGACAACCGGGTGGTGCCGGACACTTCGATCGTCGTGGCCTTTCGCTACGCGGGTGAGGTCAACACCGCGGAAGAAGGCACGCTCCCCCGCCTGGTCATCAGCGGTCTCCGGAAAACCGCCCGCGTCCTGCACTATGAACAAGGCACCGGGAACATTCTTGCGATCCTCCGCGAAGGTGCCGCACGTAGTTTTTTCCCCATCGCTTTTCACGAACTCTTTGGCCAAAGCATCAACCTCGACACGTTCGTCCCGGCTTCCCTGCTACAAGCGGTTGAAGAACGCCTGAACGAAGCCACGGACGCCGTTTCCCGCGTAGCCGTCGTAGCATCCTTTTTGACGGACCGGCTCAACGACACCCGGGAAGACCGCCTGATCACATCCGTGGTCCACAAGATCAGGGCCGACAAAGGCGAATTACCGATCGGTGCCCTGCTCCGCGACATCCCGCTCAGCCGCGACCCCTTCGAAAAACGTTTCCGCCAGGCCGTCGGCGCCACCCCCAAACAATTTTCCTCCATCGTCCGTTTCCGAAACCTGATCACGACCTATCCAAAAGCGGGCAGCCTCACCCGGATGGCCTACGCGTCCGGTTTTTTCGACCAGGCGCACTTTATAAAGGATTTCCGGGCTTTTACCGGGAAGGCGCCCCGCGAGTTTTTTGCGGGGGCGGATTATTGGTGA
- a CDS encoding glycoside hydrolase family 9 protein has protein sequence MTILILWLLATGSTPKVTVLTNQVGYETIGPKRAVIQADTIRSLDNFQIEDDASGEIVYTGKLTYAGPVDHWTHRFFWTADFSEFRTPGTYRLCVGTTRSHPFRIGTSVLESATISDVIYYFKGQRCSGLLDEADRHLPDPLGTAKRIDLHGGWYDATGDYGKHLSHLSFSNFFNPQQIPFTAWTLMRTYQLLSDRKGTDYRQYCRRLLDEALYGADYLVRAHVPGGSFYRSVGAPGPGKLPADRQIGPEEKSYRIKSTANQSWGGTPLPSSPYAYQSSFRSGGGLAIAALALASTGPADGEYTRADYKKAAEEAWAFLQKHNTDLTSDHRENILDDYCALLAAAELFKASGDATYKMAAEQRAARLMDRLHRWKTYTDYWRADDEDRPFFHPSDAGLPVVSLLNFYPVASSATQERIKETVHRSLEHELAITHEVSNPFGYGRQLVQDTLGTRSSSFFFPHSSETSPWWQGEDARLGSLATAARMAIPLFAGQPAFRDSLEMYALDQLNWILGENPFDASLLQGTGYNNPAYGFFGTFEYTNAPGGIVNGVTSGLEDEHDIALNIPYAVTHKDYDWRWAEQWLPHASWYLLAVASRAAAHTAP, from the coding sequence ATGACGATACTAATCTTATGGCTGCTCGCCACCGGATCAACACCAAAGGTTACTGTATTGACCAACCAGGTCGGCTACGAAACGATCGGCCCCAAACGGGCAGTCATTCAAGCGGATACCATACGATCCCTGGATAACTTCCAGATCGAGGACGACGCCAGCGGGGAAATCGTCTACACCGGCAAATTAACCTACGCCGGCCCGGTGGATCACTGGACGCACCGTTTTTTCTGGACCGCGGACTTTAGCGAATTCAGGACACCGGGGACGTACCGTCTTTGCGTGGGGACCACGAGGTCGCACCCGTTTCGCATCGGGACCAGCGTCCTGGAGTCGGCTACTATTTCCGACGTCATTTACTACTTTAAGGGGCAGCGTTGTTCAGGTCTTCTGGACGAGGCGGACCGCCACCTGCCGGATCCCCTGGGCACCGCCAAACGGATCGACCTGCACGGAGGTTGGTACGACGCCACGGGGGACTATGGCAAACACTTGTCGCATTTGTCTTTTTCCAACTTCTTCAACCCCCAACAGATCCCTTTTACTGCCTGGACGCTCATGCGGACCTATCAATTGTTGTCGGATAGAAAAGGTACGGACTACAGACAGTACTGCCGGCGTTTGTTGGACGAAGCGCTTTATGGGGCAGACTACCTGGTGCGGGCACACGTACCCGGGGGTTCCTTTTACCGTTCCGTAGGCGCCCCGGGACCGGGGAAGTTACCGGCCGACCGCCAGATCGGGCCGGAGGAAAAAAGCTACCGCATAAAGTCCACCGCGAACCAGTCCTGGGGTGGTACGCCGCTTCCGTCGAGCCCTTACGCGTATCAATCCAGCTTCCGCTCCGGTGGAGGATTGGCCATAGCCGCGCTTGCGCTGGCCTCTACCGGGCCGGCGGATGGCGAATATACCCGCGCCGACTATAAAAAGGCCGCCGAAGAGGCCTGGGCCTTTTTGCAAAAACACAACACCGACCTCACCAGCGACCACCGCGAAAACATCCTCGACGACTACTGCGCGCTCCTGGCCGCCGCCGAATTGTTTAAGGCCAGCGGCGACGCCACCTATAAAATGGCCGCGGAACAAAGAGCAGCGCGCCTGATGGACCGCCTGCACCGCTGGAAAACGTATACGGACTATTGGAGGGCGGACGACGAAGACCGGCCCTTTTTCCATCCCTCGGACGCGGGTCTCCCTGTTGTCAGCCTGCTGAACTTTTATCCCGTAGCGTCGTCCGCCACGCAGGAACGCATCAAGGAAACCGTTCACCGCTCCCTGGAACACGAACTGGCGATCACCCACGAAGTAAGCAACCCTTTCGGATACGGGCGGCAGCTTGTCCAGGACACGCTGGGGACCCGAAGTAGCTCCTTTTTTTTCCCTCATTCATCAGAAACTTCGCCCTGGTGGCAGGGAGAGGATGCCCGGCTGGGTTCCCTGGCCACCGCGGCGCGCATGGCAATACCGCTGTTTGCAGGCCAGCCTGCTTTCCGGGATTCCCTGGAGATGTATGCGCTTGACCAGTTGAACTGGATCCTCGGCGAAAACCCCTTTGACGCCAGCCTGCTCCAGGGTACGGGGTACAACAACCCCGCGTATGGTTTTTTTGGCACCTTTGAATACACCAATGCACCGGGAGGAATCGTCAACGGCGTGACGTCGGGTTTGGAGGACGAACACGACATCGCCCTCAACATTCCCTACGCGGTCACCCACAAGGACTATGACTGGCGCTGGGCCGAACAGTGGCTGCCGCATGCGTCCTGGTACCTGCTGGCGGTGGCCAGCCGGGCGGCGGCGCACACTGCGCCTTAG
- a CDS encoding DUF5009 domain-containing protein, protein MYKTRLGSIDVFRALTMYLMVFVNDLDPIPGVPEWIKHVGRNTDGLGFADTIFPAFLFIVGLSIPLALDNRIQKGKPVVVHVLLRGLALLVMGFFHVNLESYAGTVLSKPVWEIGITVAFFAIWLDYPSGFRYKRAVQGAGVLLLVVLALLYKGKEGPLAPHWWGILGLIGWSYLLCAGAYLLARGRFWVLLAFAAFFLAFNIAVHAHLLTGLEGIRPYVWIVGNGSMPALTMAGVVTICWYRTSKNFLPWAALAGAGCIALGFGLRSLGGISKIRDTPSWVLICTAISIWVFAFFTWLIDQKNKASWFAWLKPAGTSTLTCYLVPYLLYSVYLLLHFKFPPPFDAGTGGLIKSLVTAAVVVWITGLLERAKLRLKV, encoded by the coding sequence ATGTATAAAACCCGTCTCGGCTCGATCGACGTTTTCCGGGCCCTCACCATGTACCTCATGGTTTTTGTCAACGACCTGGATCCCATCCCGGGGGTGCCAGAGTGGATCAAACATGTCGGTAGGAATACAGACGGTCTAGGTTTTGCGGACACGATCTTCCCGGCCTTCCTGTTTATCGTGGGGTTGTCCATCCCGCTGGCATTGGACAACCGCATCCAAAAGGGGAAACCGGTGGTGGTCCACGTGCTGCTCCGGGGGCTTGCCCTGCTGGTCATGGGGTTTTTCCATGTGAACCTGGAGAGCTATGCCGGTACGGTGCTGTCCAAACCCGTGTGGGAGATCGGGATCACGGTGGCCTTTTTTGCGATCTGGCTGGACTATCCTTCCGGGTTTCGGTATAAACGGGCCGTTCAGGGGGCGGGCGTGCTGCTGCTGGTCGTCCTGGCGTTGCTATACAAGGGCAAAGAGGGCCCCCTGGCGCCGCACTGGTGGGGTATCCTGGGGCTCATCGGCTGGTCCTACCTGTTGTGCGCGGGCGCCTACCTCCTGGCACGCGGCCGTTTTTGGGTATTGCTTGCGTTTGCCGCGTTCTTTCTCGCGTTCAATATCGCGGTACATGCGCATCTTTTAACGGGTCTCGAAGGTATCCGGCCGTATGTGTGGATCGTGGGGAACGGCTCCATGCCGGCCCTGACGATGGCGGGTGTGGTGACGATCTGCTGGTACCGGACGTCGAAAAATTTTTTGCCTTGGGCTGCCCTCGCGGGCGCGGGGTGTATCGCCCTTGGTTTCGGGCTGCGGAGCCTGGGCGGTATTTCCAAAATCCGCGATACGCCTTCCTGGGTCTTGATCTGCACCGCTATAAGCATCTGGGTCTTCGCGTTTTTTACCTGGCTGATCGATCAAAAGAATAAAGCCTCCTGGTTTGCGTGGCTAAAGCCCGCGGGGACGAGTACCCTTACCTGTTACCTGGTGCCCTACCTGTTGTATTCGGTGTACCTGCTTTTGCACTTCAAATTTCCGCCGCCCTTTGACGCCGGTACGGGCGGGCTGATCAAATCCCTGGTGACCGCGGCGGTGGTCGTGTGGATCACGGGGCTGCTGGAGCGGGCAAAGCTACGGCTGAAGGTCTAA
- a CDS encoding phosphotransferase enzyme family protein has product MTAPIFPSTYSTLSPAALALMLHERYALRRVHCTLLVKGVGDTYLVVTDTSRYILRVYRSSHRSPEQIAAELELLLTLHKAAVRVSHPLKDKEGELIQTLPAVEGPRYAVLFTYAPGEVAAVPSDRQLELLGEATARFHNVSAGLKPDGRRWTYDLDTTLHRPLAMVEPFFGEYPDGYAWLKDVAVVVGDRLQKLDTEHFSRGFCHFDLLPKNFHFKDDTVTLFDFDFMGNGWLVNDLTAFWQHLQVEAYTGRTTQVRADEAYQRFLKAYQAHRALTEDELQAVPYLTPGFWVFYMGFHTTHDHFLPYLQLASLRPRVKALQQIMTAYV; this is encoded by the coding sequence ATGACAGCCCCTATTTTTCCTTCCACTTATTCGACCTTATCCCCTGCCGCGCTCGCGCTCATGCTCCATGAGCGGTACGCACTCCGTCGGGTGCATTGCACCCTCTTGGTCAAAGGCGTCGGAGACACGTACCTGGTCGTCACCGATACGTCCCGCTATATCCTGCGTGTTTACCGGTCCAGCCACCGCAGCCCCGAACAGATCGCGGCGGAGCTGGAATTGCTCCTGACGCTGCATAAGGCGGCGGTGCGCGTCTCCCACCCACTCAAAGATAAAGAGGGTGAACTGATCCAGACGCTGCCCGCCGTGGAGGGGCCCCGTTATGCCGTTTTATTCACGTATGCACCCGGTGAAGTGGCCGCGGTCCCCAGCGACCGTCAACTGGAACTCCTGGGGGAAGCGACGGCGCGCTTCCACAACGTGTCGGCGGGGCTGAAGCCCGACGGCCGCCGGTGGACGTATGACCTGGACACGACCCTCCACCGGCCCCTGGCGATGGTGGAACCCTTTTTCGGGGAATACCCCGACGGGTATGCGTGGCTAAAGGATGTCGCGGTTGTCGTCGGAGACCGGTTACAAAAACTCGATACGGAGCACTTCTCCAGGGGCTTTTGCCATTTCGACCTGTTGCCCAAAAACTTTCATTTCAAGGACGATACGGTGACGTTGTTCGACTTTGATTTTATGGGCAACGGCTGGCTGGTGAATGACCTGACGGCCTTTTGGCAACACCTCCAGGTAGAGGCGTATACGGGGCGGACCACACAGGTGAGGGCGGACGAGGCCTATCAACGGTTTCTGAAAGCGTACCAGGCACACCGGGCGCTGACGGAAGACGAGCTGCAGGCAGTGCCGTACCTGACCCCCGGTTTTTGGGTGTTTTACATGGGTTTTCATACCACCCACGACCACTTCCTCCCCTACCTGCAACTGGCGTCGCTCAGGCCGAGGGTCAAGGCCCTTCAACAAATCATGACCGCTTATGTATAA
- a CDS encoding DinB family protein — MAMEKHNEELIKTLARNLRTSHAHITLDRALRGLPEDLRGKVPPGFPYSVWQLVEHIRIAQWDMVMFAIDPSHESPDWPEGYWPSESIPVSGEVWKESLRKIDADREAFIHFLERPGTDLFTPLAHGEGQTLLQEALQIIDHNSYHVAEIVTVRRALGAWAK, encoded by the coding sequence ATGGCGATGGAAAAACATAACGAGGAATTGATAAAGACCCTGGCGCGCAACCTCCGGACCAGCCACGCCCATATTACCCTCGACCGGGCCTTGCGGGGTCTTCCGGAAGACTTACGGGGAAAAGTACCCCCTGGTTTTCCCTACAGCGTTTGGCAACTGGTCGAACACATCCGGATCGCCCAATGGGACATGGTGATGTTCGCCATAGATCCTTCGCACGAATCCCCCGACTGGCCCGAAGGGTATTGGCCTTCGGAAAGCATCCCGGTGTCCGGGGAGGTATGGAAAGAAAGCCTCCGCAAAATCGACGCCGACCGGGAAGCCTTTATCCATTTTCTGGAACGGCCCGGGACCGACCTCTTTACCCCCCTGGCCCACGGGGAAGGACAAACGCTTTTGCAGGAGGCCTTGCAAATCATCGACCACAACAGCTATCACGTAGCCGAGATCGTTACGGTCCGACGGGCGCTGGGGGCCTGGGCAAAATGA
- a CDS encoding mercuric reductase: MTPPTKKWDAIVVGSGQGGTPLARKLARAGMQTALIEGEHVGGTCINEGCTPTKTMIADAKLAQWVREAPDRGIGVAGFSVDLAQIIARKNSVVTAFRTAGEKGLAATPNLTLIRGFGSFSGPKTLVVGEQEHRADLIFINAGCYPAIPPVPGIDTVPYLTSKTILDIPVIPAHLVVLGGGYIALEMGQLFKRLGSEVTLIERGKALLSREDEDIQQAMQQFLEEEGIRVYLDTQVRKVSSWHRDAPATDALMLDLDPGSGSLSASHLLVATGRAPRTAELHLERTGVEMDAHGFIKVDDQLQTNVPGIYALGDIKGGPAFTHISYNDYIIISRNLLDKANMSIKDRQVPYTVFTDPQLGRIGLTEKEALAQGLPIRTAILPMTHVARAIETGHTKGLMKAIVHTDTRQILGAAILGEEGGEVMTVLQMAMAGGITYDTIRDMVFAHPLYAESLNNLFLTLER, translated from the coding sequence ATGACACCTCCAACTAAAAAGTGGGACGCAATTGTGGTCGGCTCGGGCCAGGGGGGCACGCCGCTCGCGCGAAAGCTGGCACGGGCGGGGATGCAAACGGCCCTGATAGAGGGCGAGCACGTGGGCGGCACCTGTATCAATGAAGGATGCACCCCTACCAAAACCATGATCGCCGATGCCAAACTGGCGCAATGGGTCCGGGAGGCGCCGGACAGGGGGATCGGCGTGGCAGGTTTCTCCGTCGATCTGGCACAGATCATCGCCCGCAAAAACAGCGTCGTCACCGCCTTCCGTACCGCCGGGGAAAAGGGCCTGGCGGCCACGCCGAACCTGACCCTTATCCGGGGTTTTGGGTCGTTTAGCGGCCCCAAGACCCTGGTGGTGGGTGAACAGGAACACCGGGCAGACCTCATATTTATCAACGCCGGCTGTTACCCGGCCATCCCCCCGGTACCGGGTATCGACACGGTGCCTTACCTGACGTCCAAAACCATCCTCGATATACCGGTCATCCCGGCGCACCTGGTCGTCCTTGGCGGCGGCTATATCGCCCTTGAAATGGGACAATTGTTTAAGCGGCTGGGCAGCGAAGTGACCCTGATCGAACGGGGAAAGGCCCTTTTGTCAAGGGAAGACGAGGATATACAACAGGCGATGCAACAATTCCTGGAAGAGGAAGGCATCCGCGTCTACCTGGACACACAGGTCCGCAAGGTGAGCAGCTGGCACCGGGACGCGCCGGCCACGGACGCCCTGATGCTTGACCTGGATCCCGGGAGCGGCTCCCTTTCCGCGAGCCATTTACTGGTCGCCACGGGCCGTGCACCCCGGACGGCTGAGCTTCACCTGGAGCGAACGGGGGTAGAGATGGACGCCCACGGGTTCATAAAGGTCGACGACCAGTTGCAGACGAACGTCCCCGGCATTTATGCTCTGGGGGACATCAAGGGCGGTCCGGCCTTTACGCACATTTCTTACAACGACTACATCATCATATCGAGGAATTTATTGGACAAAGCCAATATGTCCATAAAAGACCGGCAGGTCCCCTATACGGTATTTACCGACCCCCAGTTGGGCCGTATTGGTCTGACGGAAAAGGAAGCCCTCGCGCAAGGATTGCCCATCCGCACGGCCATCCTTCCGATGACCCATGTCGCCCGCGCCATCGAAACCGGTCACACCAAGGGGCTGATGAAGGCCATCGTCCATACAGACACCCGGCAAATCCTGGGGGCGGCCATCCTTGGTGAAGAAGGCGGGGAAGTCATGACCGTTCTTCAGATGGCCATGGCCGGTGGGATTACGTATGACACGATCCGGGACATGGTTTTTGCGCACCCTCTTTATGCCGAATCCCTGAATAATTTATTTCTGACCCTGGAACGTTAG
- a CDS encoding ABC transporter ATP-binding protein: protein MIKLDRVVKEYTPGKPVVNQVSFDVGEGETLVLLGTSGSGKTTTLRMINRLVEPSSGQIFVGGKDIRDVAPETLRRGMGYVLQQSSLFPHYTVAENVAVVPRLLRWDARRMAERTTALLEKLHLPPGQYLNAYPAELSGGQAQRVGLARALAADQPILLMDEPFGALDPITRAHVRRDFRGLDEVQKKTVLLVTHDVTEALELGDRICLMDEGRIAQWGTPAELLLKPASEFVRTFFDGERVFLELGVVTVRDVWIQLSSVSPGKFGAILPAAASLRQALEAALSAGDGRVCIDNDGRIKWIDSGRIMDAYHAYKNGKHA, encoded by the coding sequence ATGATCAAACTGGACAGGGTAGTCAAGGAATATACACCGGGTAAACCCGTGGTAAACCAAGTGTCCTTCGACGTAGGGGAGGGTGAAACGCTTGTCCTGCTGGGCACCAGCGGCAGCGGAAAAACAACCACCCTTCGCATGATCAACCGGCTCGTCGAGCCCAGCAGCGGACAGATTTTTGTAGGGGGCAAAGACATCCGGGACGTCGCCCCGGAAACCCTGAGACGGGGGATGGGCTATGTGCTGCAGCAAAGCAGTCTTTTCCCACACTATACGGTTGCCGAAAATGTCGCTGTAGTACCCCGGCTGCTGCGCTGGGATGCCCGGCGCATGGCGGAGCGGACGACGGCCCTGCTGGAAAAATTACACCTTCCCCCCGGCCAGTACCTGAACGCCTATCCTGCCGAGCTTAGCGGCGGACAAGCCCAGCGCGTCGGCCTGGCGAGGGCCCTGGCGGCCGATCAGCCCATCCTGTTGATGGACGAACCCTTCGGCGCCCTGGACCCGATCACCCGGGCCCACGTCCGCAGGGACTTCCGGGGTCTTGACGAGGTGCAGAAAAAGACCGTCCTCCTGGTGACCCACGACGTGACCGAGGCGCTCGAACTCGGGGACCGCATCTGCCTGATGGATGAGGGCCGGATCGCCCAATGGGGCACCCCCGCCGAGCTCCTGCTAAAACCCGCCAGCGAATTTGTTCGTACCTTTTTTGACGGGGAGCGGGTATTCCTGGAGCTCGGTGTCGTCACCGTTCGTGACGTCTGGATACAATTGTCGAGCGTGAGCCCCGGGAAGTTCGGCGCGATCCTCCCCGCCGCCGCCTCCCTTCGGCAAGCCCTGGAAGCTGCGCTGAGCGCCGGCGACGGGCGTGTGTGCATAGACAACGACGGGCGGATAAAATGGATAGACAGCGGCCGCATCATGGACGCTTATCACGCCTATAAAAACGGTAAGCATGCCTAA